Proteins from a single region of Candidatus Brocadiia bacterium:
- a CDS encoding helix-turn-helix domain-containing protein, protein MAKKKNYNTSLIKTTLSYSTNEIAELFNIHKRTVQLWYDEGLPRIDDRKPYLVLGEILKEFIKDRQHKRKKQCKPDELYCCKCREPRQSLNNFVNIRFLNEKRLLIMGKCCQCNTKLNRVSSTDKLDEIGKIFEIQTILNQDLIGFNSSIVNTDKKGVNLT, encoded by the coding sequence ATGGCGAAGAAGAAAAACTATAACACTAGTCTAATTAAAACAACATTAAGTTATTCTACTAATGAAATAGCAGAGCTTTTTAATATCCATAAAAGAACAGTCCAGCTATGGTATGATGAAGGGCTTCCTCGTATAGATGACCGAAAACCATATCTCGTATTAGGTGAGATATTAAAAGAGTTCATAAAAGACCGCCAACATAAACGAAAAAAACAATGCAAACCAGATGAACTTTACTGCTGTAAATGCAGGGAGCCTCGTCAAAGCCTGAATAATTTCGTTAATATAAGATTTTTGAATGAAAAACGGCTTTTGATTATGGGTAAATGTTGCCAGTGCAATACGAAATTAAACAGGGTATCATCTACCGATAAATTAGATGAAATCGGGAAAATCTTTGAAATACAAACGATACTTAATCAAGACTTAATAGGGTTTAATTCTTCTATCGTAAATACTGACAAGAAAGGGGTCAATTTAACATGA